The sequence GGCTCCCCGGTGGTTCTCATCATGGGATCGGGCGGCACCGGAAGGGTGTGGCACCTCCATCAGGTGCCGGCGCTGGTCGCCGCGGGTCACCGGGTCATCACCTTCGACAACCGGGGGTTGTCCCAGGGAGGAGGGGCGCCCGCGGACTTCACCATCGACGACATGGTGGCGGACGTGGCCGCGCTCATCGAGCACCTGGACGCAGGGCCGTGCTCGGTCGTCGGAACCTCACTGGGCGCGCGCATCGCCGCCGAGCTCGCGCTCGCCCGGCCGGAACTGGTGAGCGGACTCGTCCTCATGGCGGCCCGCGGCCGCAGTGACGCGATGAGTACGGCACTGGTCCTCGCCGAGCGGGAACTGGACGAGCTCGGGATCGAGCTGCCCCCGCGCTACCGGGCGGTGGTGCAGGTGCTCCAGCAGCTCTCCCTGAGCACCCGCACCGACGACCTGCGCACCGCCGACTGGCTCGACCTCTACGAACTCGCAGCGCCGGCCGAGGCCGCCGTCCGGGCCCAGCGCGGTCTCTACCCTATGCCCGACCGGCTCGCGGCCTACCGCGGCGTCCGGGTGCCGTGCCACGTGATCAGCTTCTCCGACGACGTGCT comes from Streptomyces sp. NBC_01408 and encodes:
- a CDS encoding alpha/beta fold hydrolase; translated protein: MPVVVRDGFRVNYQDVGSGSPVVLIMGSGGTGRVWHLHQVPALVAAGHRVITFDNRGLSQGGGAPADFTIDDMVADVAALIEHLDAGPCSVVGTSLGARIAAELALARPELVSGLVLMAARGRSDAMSTALVLAERELDELGIELPPRYRAVVQVLQQLSLSTRTDDLRTADWLDLYELAAPAEAAVRAQRGLYPMPDRLAAYRGVRVPCHVISFSDDVLAPPARGREIADAIPGATFQVLDGCGHIGYLEEPAVVNAALTAVLRTERDHAVLRAG